In Drosophila nasuta strain 15112-1781.00 chromosome 2R, ASM2355853v1, whole genome shotgun sequence, a single genomic region encodes these proteins:
- the LOC132784274 gene encoding LOW QUALITY PROTEIN: nucleoside diphosphate kinase 7 (The sequence of the model RefSeq protein was modified relative to this genomic sequence to represent the inferred CDS: deleted 2 bases in 2 codons) has translation MRAQMQSTNPGRLAFVAEWFHVEAGITHTYLLTYYLSDGAVEVFDQRSKKTFLRRTKIPELSDRDFFVGSKINVFGRQFDIVDYGDEVTRNTLAKYRKRAFALLKSSMWPKNLGEFLTTLIDNKININNALMVQFTPKTVTQFLSSKQDDDVHTSVLMNELLAGPAISLELIGDNVAEIIAACSKYNTENASTKIELSPSMQQLFEREEVRYGFYCPEREEKVPNDLKFFFEERHSIIKDCRFKNSTLAIIKPHCIKDGFLGQILNEILTSGFKIEAMRMLLMARANCEEFYEVYRGILPEFIPMVAQLASGVCMCLEIVCEDPEKNSYQEFRSFCGPMDPEIAKLLRPHTLRSKFGVSKVLNAVHCTDLPDDTNLELQYMFKILE, from the exons atgagAGCACAGATGCAATCCACAAATCCGGGAAGGCTCGCCTTTGTGGCTGAATGGTTTCATGTCGAGGCAGGAATTACACACACTTATCTATTAACATATTATTTAAGCGACGGCGCCGTCGAAgtg TTTGATCAGCGTAGCAAGAAGACG TTTTTGCGACGAACCAAAATCCCTGAACTAAGTGATCGCGATTTCTTTGTTGGCTCGAAGATCAATGTGTTTGGACGGCAATTTGATATTGTTGACTATGGCGATGAAGTCACTCGCAACACTTTGGCCAAATACCGCAAGCG AGCCTTTGCGCTGCTTAAGAGCAGCATGTGGCCAAAGAATCTGGGTGAATTTCTGACCACACTCATAGACAACAAGATCAACATTAACAACGCCTTAATGGTTCAGTTCACACCGAAAACAGTTACACAGTTTCTGTCCAGCAAACAGGATGACGATGTCCACACATC CGTGCTAATGAATGAACTGCTAGCTGGACCTGCGATTAGTTTGGAGCTAATCGGTGACAATGTGGCTGAGATCATCGCAGCCTGCTCCAAGTACAATACAGAGAATGCCTCCACTAAGATCGAGTTGTCGCCCAGTATGCAGCAACTCTTCGAGCGGGAAGAGGTGCGCTATGGTTTCTATTGTCCAGAGCGCGAAGAAAAGGTTCCAAACGATTTGAAGTTC TTTTTCGAGGAGCGTCACAGCATTATCAAGGATTGCCGCTTTAAGAATAGCACTTTAGCCATCATTAAGCCGCACTGCATCAAGGATGGTTTTCTGGggcaaattttaaatgagaTTTTAACATCTGGCTTCAAAATTGAAGCAATGCGCATGCTGCTCATGGCGCGAGCCAATTGCGAGGAGTTCTACGAGGTCTACCGCGGTATCCTGCCTGAGTTTATTCCTATGGTGGCGCAGCTGGCCAGCGGCGTTTGTATGTGCCTAGAGATAGTCTGTGAGGATCCCGAGAAGAATTCATATCAGGAATTCCGCAGCTTTTGCGGCCCAATGGATCCGGAAATTGCCAAGCTGCTGCGTCCGCATACTTTGCGCTCCAAATTTGGCGTATCCAAGGTGCTGAATGCTGTGCACTGCACTGATCTGCCAGACGATACAAATTTGGAATTGCAGTACATGTTCAAGATACTCgaatga